The following are encoded in a window of Impatiens glandulifera chromosome 5, dImpGla2.1, whole genome shotgun sequence genomic DNA:
- the LOC124939387 gene encoding cucumisin-like, with product MVMQEKLNPKKKKIFFIGFSENVKRNSSTSLIHSYKSIFNGFVALLTNDEVHRISAMEEVVSVFPNRKNHMHTTKSWDFLKFSQTVSRVKKVESNIIVGVIDSRIWPELDSFSDVGMRSPPSKWKGLCHGLRNFKCNNKIIGARYYRRNGKFSQEDIISPRDTIGHGTHVASIIAGNLVSSANFYGLGQGTARGGVPSSRIVVYKVVWTDGSDDIDIIDAFEDAIKDRVDIISISMGTGINANFLKDSITVGSFQAMRKGIMTICSAGNGGPEHGTVENISPWVLTVAASSTDRKIVTYLKLGNAQTFVGTTLNAFDETNFSTLVYAGDVPNIREMVSRNTSRLCLDTKSLDARLVKGKIVICDEYNVGDAALTAGATGMVIRGNDIAVDYRTFALPALFVGNRESFELMRYLVRPRSIPTASIFKSHETFDQFAPYTVSFSSRGPNRITPQILKPDLSAPGVRILAAWTHNNSPSFSMLDSRRVSYNILSGTSMSCPHASAAAAYVKSFHPSWSPTAIKSALITTASEMSARTTQSLEFGYGAGLINPVGAINPGLVYDANLADYVQFLCGQNYTNKQLSLITGDKIACTHYGSKTSLNLNLPSFSFPIVPSNTPFNVSVNRRVTNVGSLRSTYIAKILTPPTFTIRVVPSTLSFTNVGEVKSFTLIVEGIMNHVAAVSASLSWIGSTNKEYFISWYPNKWYQSEVVREERKLKRLDDPSRIIDKF from the exons ATGGTAATGCAAGAGAAGCTAAAtccaaagaaaaagaaaattttctttattggaTTTTCAGAGAATGTCAAAAG AAACTCATCGACATCACTTATTCACAGTTACAAAAGTATTTTCAATGGTTTTGTTGCCCTATTGACCAATGATGAGGTTCACCGGATTTCTG CAATGGAAGAAGTTGTATCAGTGTTTCCAAATAGAAAAAATCATATGCACACTACAAAATCATGGGACTTTTTGAAATTTTCTCAAACGGTTAGCAGAGTGAAAAAGGTTGAGAGCAACATCATTGTTGGAGTAATAGATTCTAGAATTTGGCCAGAATTAGATAGCTTTAGTGATGTTGGAATGAGATCGCCGCCGAGCAAATGGAAGGGATTGTGTCATGGGCTACGGAATTTCAAATGTAACAA CAAAATAATTGGAGCAAGGTACTACAGAAGAAATGGCAAATTCTCCCAAGAGGATATTATTTCTCCAAGAGATACCATTGGTCATGGAACTCATGTAGCTTCAATCATTGCCGGAAATCTTGTTAGTTCGGCGAACTTTTATGGTCTTGGACAAGGTACAGCACGAGGAGGAGTCCCTTCTTCGAGGATTGTGGTATATAAAGTAGTTTGGACTGATGGTTCTGATGACATCGACATCATTGACGCATTTGAGGATGCCATCAAAGATAGGGTTGACATAATATCAATTTCAATGGGAACAGGTATTAATGCAAACTTTTTGAAGGATTCGATAACTGTTGGGAGTTTTCAAGCAATGAGAAAAGGAATTATGACGATATGTTCTGCGGGAAACGGTGGTCCTGAACATGGAACTGTCGAGAATATTTCTCCATGGGTTCTTACCGTCGCAGCAAGTTCCACTGATCGAAAGATAGTCACCTATTTGAAGTTGGGTAATGCCCAGACATTTGTG GGAACTACATTGAATGCGTTTGATGAGACTAATTTCTCCACTTTGGTGTATGCCGGTGATGTTCCAAATATAAGAGAGATGGTTTCTCGTAATACATCGAG ACTTTGCCTAGACACAAAGTCACTAGATGCTAGACTTGTAAAAGGTAAGATTGTCATTTGTGATGAATACAATGTAGGGGACGCAGCCTTAACTGCTGGTGCAACTGGTATGGTGATACGAGGCAATGATATCGCTGTCGATTATAGGACATTTGCTCTCCCGGCACTTTTTGTTGGAAACAGGGAGTCATTCGAACTCATGAGATATTTGGTCAGACCAAG gAGTATTCCAACTGCAAGCATATTTAAAAGTCATGAAACATTTGATCAGTTTGCACCATATACTGTATCCTTCTCATCGAGGGGACCAAATCGTATAACACCTCAAATTCTTAAG CCAGATTTGTCTGCGCCTGGTGTTAGAATCTTGGCAGCATGGACACATAACAATTCTCCTTCATTTTCAATGCTTGATTCGAGAAGGGTGTCATATAACATCCTATCAGGTACGTCAATGTCATGCCCACATGCTTCTGCTGCAGCCGCTTATGTCAAATCCTTCCATCCATCATGGTCTCCGACTGCTATAAAATCTGCACTTATAACCACTG CCTCCGAGATGAGTGCAAGGACAACTCAGTCACTAGAATTTGGTTATGGAGCAGGCCTAATAAACCCTGTAGGTGCCATTAATCCTGGCCTTGTGTATGATGCAAATCTAGCTGACTATGTGCAGTTCTTGTGTGGCCAAAACTACACCAACAAACAGTTGAGCCTTATTACGGGTGACAAAATCGCTTGCACTCATTATGGGAGTAAAACTTCTTTAAATCTTAACTTGCCTTCATTTTCCTTCCCCATCGTTCCGTCAAATACTCCTTTTAATGTCTCCGTTAATAGGAGAGTTACCAATGTTGGATCATTAAGATCTACATACATCGCCAAGATTCTTACTCCGCCTACATTCACAATACGAGTTGTACCGAGCACACTTTCTTTCACTAACGTCGGAGAAGTTAAGTCATTTACATTGATTGTTGAGGGAATAATGAATCATGTGGCAGCGGTTTCGGCTTCTTTGTCATGGATTGGTAGCACAAACAAA GAATACTTCATCTCCTGgtatcctaacaagtggtatcagagcgaggttgtTCGAGAGGAGAGAAAGCTGAAGAGATTGGATGATCCTTCGAGAATTATTGACAAGTTCTAG